The following are encoded in a window of Panicum virgatum strain AP13 chromosome 5N, P.virgatum_v5, whole genome shotgun sequence genomic DNA:
- the LOC120675644 gene encoding uncharacterized protein LOC120675644, with protein sequence MPATSQTSSLMLSEGATTSVHGASHQSASHQNQALPMSPLAACSVDIHASNASPVRPTLPASDAPQTPQSVKSTANYKDKSENPAVKPSKSALVPQKTSTRKRSRSTSKGNVAKKLLIDDEAEEDDGGSSGGAASAD encoded by the exons ATGCCAGCCACATCCCAAACATCCTCACTCATGCTGTCAGAAGGTGCCACCACCAGCGTGCATGGCGCTTCTCACCAGAGCGCTTCTCACCAGAACCAGGCTCTTCCTATGTCACCACTTGCTGCCTGCTCTGTTGATATCCATGCCTCCAATGCCTCCCCGGTCAGGCCTACCTTACCTGCATCTGATGCGCCGCAGACTCCACAGAGTGTGAAGAGCACAGCTAATTACAAG GATAAGTCTGAAAATCCTGCTGTGAAGCCTTCTAAGAGTGCTCTGGTGCCACAGAAGACATCCACTAGGAAAAG GTCCCGTTCAACAAGCAAAGGAAACGTGGCCAAGAAACTCCTCATTGATGATGAGGCCGAGGAAGACGACGGTGGCAGCAGCGGGGGTGCGGCCTCTGCTGATTAG